The Natronoglycomyces albus genome has a segment encoding these proteins:
- a CDS encoding CPBP family intramembrane glutamic endopeptidase: MNAEVWTHLVIVTAAATAWLAVYRLPFHSHRTRKRVKLAVSTHTGLEARYVFPILGTLIYLAAGIAAIAVVVATSGPGWLDMLAWNMTLHSVALTGFAMVGAACLTGFLMSMVYAIRPQVDIPGAVNNVVWIREVMALPVQWRWAVPMSSAAVEELFFRGVVLVGLLAADAPIWFAVLASGLIFTAGQVILTENPLQALVLTLASVVLSVVGGLLVIITGSVLPAILVHAAFAGFYTNNSPQQARQSQYSPVQR, translated from the coding sequence ATGAACGCTGAGGTGTGGACTCACTTGGTGATCGTGACGGCCGCGGCCACGGCCTGGTTGGCCGTGTATCGCCTGCCGTTTCATTCCCATCGCACGCGCAAGCGGGTAAAACTGGCCGTCTCGACACACACCGGCCTCGAGGCGCGCTACGTGTTTCCCATCTTGGGGACCCTGATCTACCTAGCCGCCGGGATCGCGGCGATTGCGGTCGTGGTCGCGACGTCGGGTCCGGGCTGGCTGGACATGCTCGCGTGGAACATGACGCTTCACAGTGTGGCTCTGACCGGTTTTGCCATGGTGGGTGCCGCCTGTCTGACCGGATTCCTCATGTCAATGGTCTACGCGATCCGTCCCCAGGTTGACATTCCCGGCGCGGTCAATAACGTGGTGTGGATCAGGGAGGTCATGGCGCTGCCTGTGCAGTGGCGCTGGGCGGTCCCGATGTCGAGCGCGGCCGTGGAGGAGCTGTTCTTCCGGGGAGTGGTGCTGGTCGGGCTCCTGGCAGCCGATGCCCCCATCTGGTTCGCTGTCCTCGCCTCGGGCCTTATTTTTACCGCTGGGCAGGTCATTCTCACCGAGAACCCACTTCAGGCACTCGTACTGACTCTGGCCAGCGTGGTGCTGTCGGTGGTCGGGGGGCTGCTAGTGATCATCACCGGCAGCGTGCTCCCGGCGATCCTCGTTCACGCGGCGTTCGCCGGTTTCTACACCAACAACAGCCCCCAGCAAGCACGGCAAAGCCAGTACTCCCCTGTCCAGAGATGA
- a CDS encoding ABC transporter permease, translated as MLNHVVIFESKRMARNFPAMFFALAFPVMVLAIFGGIYGNDPAEELGGFGAVDISVAGYTGLILAVAGLMSFPLGMVEYRSRAFLRRLRATPARPTAFLTAQVIVNGLLCLVGLGILLIVAFTVYGLNTPQRPFAFAGLVLLAAAAMFGLGMMIASFAKSESTALVLANLIYFPMIFLTGATVPLEIMPEGMRRISDLLPMTHAVEALKWAWMDIETDRLVIAIIVLCGTIIVSSVVAAKWFRWE; from the coding sequence ATGCTCAACCACGTTGTTATCTTCGAGTCCAAACGCATGGCACGTAACTTTCCAGCCATGTTCTTCGCGCTTGCTTTCCCGGTCATGGTGTTGGCGATCTTCGGCGGCATTTACGGCAACGACCCGGCTGAGGAGCTGGGAGGGTTCGGCGCGGTCGACATCTCGGTGGCGGGCTATACGGGGCTGATCCTCGCGGTGGCGGGTTTGATGAGCTTCCCACTGGGCATGGTCGAGTACCGGTCGCGGGCTTTTTTGCGCAGGCTGCGCGCGACCCCGGCCCGTCCCACGGCATTCCTGACCGCGCAGGTGATCGTCAATGGCCTGCTGTGTTTGGTGGGTCTGGGCATTTTGCTCATCGTCGCGTTCACCGTCTACGGGCTCAACACGCCCCAGCGGCCGTTCGCGTTCGCCGGGCTGGTTCTCCTAGCGGCCGCCGCGATGTTCGGTCTCGGCATGATGATCGCCTCGTTTGCCAAGAGCGAGTCGACGGCGCTGGTGCTGGCGAACCTGATCTATTTTCCGATGATCTTCCTCACCGGCGCTACCGTTCCGTTGGAGATCATGCCTGAGGGGATGCGGCGCATCAGCGATCTGTTGCCGATGACGCACGCGGTTGAGGCGCTGAAGTGGGCGTGGATGGACATCGAGACCGACCGCTTGGTCATCGCCATCATCGTCCTGTGCGGCACGATCATCGTCTCTTCGGTCGTGGCGGCAAAGTGGTTCCGATGGGAGTAG
- a CDS encoding GNAT family N-acetyltransferase — MSHWAPILSTGMEDERIRLEPLTQDHRKPLRDIAIDERIWEFFVSRVTDEAEFTTFFDNLMEDQRTGRCAVYAIVEKETGTVCGSSAFGNLDAANDRLEIGWSWLGIAFQGSGINRHAKRLLLRRAFEELGCQRVEFKTDVLNQRARAALRKIGATEEGVLRSYNYMPSGRRRDAIYYSVLAQEWPTVKDAL; from the coding sequence ATGAGCCACTGGGCACCCATTCTCTCCACCGGCATGGAGGATGAACGCATCCGCCTCGAACCGTTGACCCAAGACCATCGCAAGCCCCTGCGCGACATCGCCATCGACGAACGAATCTGGGAATTCTTCGTCTCCCGCGTCACCGACGAGGCGGAATTCACCACCTTCTTCGACAATCTGATGGAGGATCAGCGAACTGGACGCTGCGCCGTCTACGCCATCGTCGAAAAAGAGACAGGCACCGTCTGTGGCAGCTCGGCCTTTGGCAACCTGGACGCGGCCAACGATCGATTGGAGATCGGTTGGTCCTGGCTGGGGATCGCCTTCCAAGGCAGCGGAATCAACCGACACGCCAAACGCCTGCTGTTGCGACGGGCGTTCGAGGAGCTGGGCTGTCAACGCGTTGAGTTCAAGACCGATGTGCTCAACCAACGCGCCCGCGCCGCACTGCGAAAGATCGGCGCGACCGAAGAAGGAGTGCTCAGAAGCTACAACTACATGCCCAGCGGACGGCGACGCGACGCGATCTACTATTCGGTACTGGCCCAAGAATGGCCAACAGTCAAGGACGCGCTGTGA
- a CDS encoding C45 family autoproteolytic acyltransferase/hydolase encodes MANSQGRAVKTLRISGSPHQRGAAHGAAIAHRLRTFLDDGLARLHHLSDQRYRLEDLRERIEAHRQIVTSVIPDLAAEIDGVATGAGLSRDEAWLLQLRREILGYHRFTTGDCTTYSSTQGTVPILAQTVDLNGNLDDQVAVLEVQAGRRSLILSFAGLLGYLGVNDAGVAVGINLVLGGRWQPGVPPYLAVRHVLDTATCVEEAIATLQTLPLSSSRAFTICDGDRIVCVEALEERRGILEDSELIHTNHYLHPPFALEDEINPFALTSSKRRWEAVRGWGIPQTDDPEAHRKLLASPPVCVADNGDIRRERTVAAIAAYPTRGQLTVWPGNPANAPAHLLQL; translated from the coding sequence ATGGCCAACAGTCAAGGACGCGCTGTGAAGACGTTGCGCATCAGCGGCTCCCCCCATCAGCGGGGAGCCGCCCACGGAGCGGCGATCGCCCACCGGCTACGAACCTTCCTCGATGATGGATTGGCACGCTTGCACCACCTTAGCGACCAGCGCTACCGCCTAGAGGACCTACGCGAGAGGATCGAGGCACATCGGCAGATCGTGACCTCGGTGATCCCCGATCTGGCCGCGGAGATCGACGGCGTCGCAACCGGCGCCGGGTTGTCCCGTGATGAGGCGTGGCTGTTGCAACTGCGGCGCGAAATTCTGGGTTACCACCGTTTCACCACCGGGGACTGCACCACCTACAGCAGTACTCAAGGAACAGTCCCGATCCTGGCCCAGACGGTCGACCTGAACGGAAACCTAGACGACCAGGTAGCGGTGCTAGAGGTGCAGGCGGGCCGCCGGTCGCTCATTTTGAGCTTCGCGGGCCTGCTGGGGTATCTGGGCGTCAACGACGCGGGAGTTGCCGTGGGCATCAACCTGGTTCTGGGCGGCCGGTGGCAGCCCGGTGTACCCCCATACCTGGCGGTACGCCACGTGCTGGATACCGCCACATGCGTCGAGGAGGCCATCGCGACGCTGCAGACCCTACCGTTGTCCAGCTCCCGGGCCTTCACGATTTGCGATGGCGACCGCATCGTGTGCGTGGAGGCGTTGGAGGAACGCAGAGGAATCCTGGAGGACTCCGAACTGATCCACACCAACCATTACCTACATCCACCGTTCGCGCTCGAAGACGAAATCAATCCCTTTGCGCTCACCTCCTCCAAACGAAGATGGGAAGCGGTGCGCGGCTGGGGCATTCCACAAACGGATGACCCCGAGGCGCACCGGAAGCTGTTGGCATCCCCTCCAGTGTGTGTGGCCGACAATGGGGACATTCGCCGCGAACGCACAGTGGCCGCCATCGCCGCCTATCCCACCCGTGGCCAGCTGACAGTATGGCCAGGTAACCCGGCCAACGCACCGGCGCATCTGCTGCAACTGTGA
- a CDS encoding class I SAM-dependent methyltransferase, whose protein sequence is MGVDVAESIQATAYLAAACRAVETSARKPRLSDPYAERIIASHPDGARIRKGLLGAGTDEVVHRTILLDRLLARAALTAGTTVVNLGAGFCTRPYRLDLSECAEVIEADAPALIKAKETLLADADPSCPVRRVPLDVRDVNQLAALLNPIEGPLVVVTEGLLVYLPRTDLAAIAATINASAAQRWLTDIVGLSSAAAMEQLAQKSGAGLNLYGLGDLRPFEDNGWTVTDYRPLPVPARPGSRTKTGASSTDVVDGVLELTAYKTE, encoded by the coding sequence ATGGGAGTAGATGTCGCGGAGTCGATTCAGGCCACCGCCTACCTGGCGGCGGCCTGCCGCGCCGTGGAGACATCCGCTAGGAAGCCGCGTCTGAGCGACCCCTACGCCGAACGGATCATCGCCAGCCACCCTGACGGGGCCCGCATTCGCAAAGGACTGCTCGGCGCGGGTACCGATGAGGTCGTGCACCGTACGATCCTGCTTGACAGGCTGCTGGCCAGGGCCGCACTGACGGCGGGGACCACGGTCGTCAATCTGGGGGCCGGGTTCTGTACCCGGCCCTACCGGCTCGACCTATCGGAGTGCGCGGAGGTGATAGAAGCCGACGCGCCCGCGCTCATCAAGGCTAAGGAGACGCTCCTGGCCGATGCCGATCCATCCTGTCCGGTGCGCCGCGTGCCGTTGGATGTGCGAGATGTCAACCAGCTTGCGGCGCTTCTGAACCCCATCGAGGGGCCACTCGTGGTGGTCACCGAAGGGCTGCTGGTGTATCTGCCGCGCACGGACCTCGCTGCGATCGCGGCGACCATCAACGCTTCGGCCGCTCAGCGGTGGCTGACCGACATAGTCGGACTCTCCTCGGCAGCGGCAATGGAGCAGCTGGCGCAGAAGTCCGGCGCTGGACTTAACCTATATGGCCTGGGCGACCTGCGTCCTTTCGAGGACAATGGCTGGACGGTCACCGACTACCGGCCGCTTCCGGTACCAGCACGGCCCGGTTCCCGCACCAAGACGGGCGCCAGCAGCACCGACGTCGTGGACGGGGTCCTGGAGCTGACGGCCTACAAGACAGAGTGA
- a CDS encoding ABC transporter ATP-binding protein has translation MADTDALVKAHGVTVRYGPKVAVDDVDFEVYPGEVMGLIGPNGAGKTSLVECIEGLRRASAGSITVAGLDPVADRAKLARVLGVQLQDSVYPTRIKVFEICDLFASFYPDAEDPEVLLEEFQLSDKRKATITKLSGGQRQRLSLVLALLGKPEVVFLDELTNGLDPQSRRSVWKGLKKRNKAGLTIVLTSHYMDEVTNLCDRVSVLIDGKVVVVDTVPGLLATYGSQAVANVEDASGEASLEDVYLYLAGADAVPADQTEGA, from the coding sequence GTGGCAGACACCGACGCACTAGTCAAGGCTCATGGAGTCACGGTGCGCTATGGACCAAAGGTCGCCGTCGACGACGTCGACTTCGAGGTCTACCCCGGAGAAGTCATGGGCCTCATCGGCCCCAACGGCGCGGGCAAAACCTCTTTGGTCGAATGCATCGAAGGGCTGCGTAGGGCCTCTGCGGGCTCGATCACCGTCGCCGGGCTAGATCCGGTCGCCGACCGCGCCAAGCTCGCGCGAGTCCTGGGCGTGCAACTACAGGATTCGGTGTATCCCACTCGCATCAAGGTCTTTGAAATCTGCGACCTGTTCGCCTCCTTCTATCCTGACGCTGAGGACCCCGAGGTTCTGCTGGAGGAGTTCCAGCTATCCGACAAACGCAAGGCGACCATCACGAAGCTCTCCGGTGGCCAGCGCCAGCGCCTCTCCCTGGTACTGGCGCTGTTGGGCAAGCCCGAGGTCGTTTTTCTCGACGAGCTGACCAACGGGCTAGATCCGCAGTCGCGCCGCTCGGTGTGGAAGGGTCTCAAAAAGCGCAACAAGGCCGGCCTCACCATCGTGCTGACCTCGCACTACATGGACGAGGTGACGAACTTGTGCGATCGAGTGAGCGTCCTCATTGACGGAAAGGTGGTCGTGGTGGACACGGTGCCGGGGCTACTGGCCACCTATGGGTCCCAGGCGGTGGCCAACGTCGAGGACGCCTCGGGTGAGGCATCACTGGAAGACGTCTACCTGTATCTGGCCGGGGCCGATGCCGTGCCCGCCGACCAGACCGAGGGGGCCTGA
- a CDS encoding DMT family transporter produces the protein MSQPDSTQTLPRLAQRNTVLAYVAIAVVIISWSSAFVALRYLRDEIDPFSIALGRNLIAAVVLFAIAVALAKRTRPVDAPAEPILPQGREWGFALACGIGWFFLYHVALNYAVHYIDAGTAAILINIGPILIIALAVFFLGESPRPNLYVGVAIAFAGVMLIGTSSDADAQISWLGVVLCIAGACLYALGAITQKPLLKRTSALRVTVWTAVIGSITAIPFVVAVGDFSQASAFGWWMLVYLGVVSTALGFFAWAYAMNQLKASVVSSFSYLIPPAAIVMGWLFLGELPTVLALLGSALCLLGVVIARYEPKRRS, from the coding sequence GTGAGCCAACCCGATAGCACCCAAACCCTGCCGCGACTGGCGCAACGCAACACCGTGCTCGCCTACGTGGCCATCGCCGTGGTCATCATCAGCTGGTCCTCGGCATTCGTCGCGTTGAGGTACTTGCGCGACGAGATTGACCCATTCTCCATCGCGCTGGGACGCAACCTCATCGCCGCGGTGGTCCTGTTCGCCATCGCTGTGGCACTGGCGAAGAGAACGCGCCCAGTGGACGCACCAGCTGAGCCGATCTTGCCGCAGGGCCGCGAATGGGGCTTCGCTCTCGCATGCGGCATCGGCTGGTTCTTTCTCTACCATGTGGCGCTGAATTACGCGGTGCACTACATCGACGCGGGCACCGCCGCCATCCTCATCAACATCGGGCCGATCCTCATCATCGCGCTGGCCGTCTTCTTCCTCGGTGAGAGCCCTCGCCCGAACCTGTACGTGGGCGTGGCCATCGCCTTCGCCGGCGTGATGCTCATCGGGACCTCCTCGGATGCCGACGCCCAGATCAGCTGGCTCGGGGTCGTGCTGTGCATCGCGGGAGCCTGTCTGTACGCGCTAGGCGCGATCACGCAAAAACCACTGTTGAAACGCACATCCGCGCTGCGCGTGACGGTGTGGACAGCGGTGATCGGTTCGATCACCGCTATCCCGTTTGTCGTGGCTGTAGGCGACTTCTCACAGGCGAGTGCCTTCGGCTGGTGGATGCTGGTCTATCTGGGGGTCGTCTCGACCGCACTGGGCTTCTTCGCCTGGGCGTATGCGATGAACCAGCTAAAGGCGAGCGTCGTGTCGAGCTTTAGCTACCTGATACCGCCAGCGGCGATCGTGATGGGCTGGCTGTTCCTCGGTGAGCTTCCCACCGTCCTGGCCCTGCTGGGAAGCGCGTTGTGTCTTCTGGGCGTCGTCATCGCCCGTTACGAGCCCAAACGCCGGTCGTAA
- a CDS encoding AMP-binding protein, with amino-acid sequence MMESVLNHIVAQRPTGGTMTVARLGSQNTVPLSEVWDRAHALGVQLRAEGIDRGDRVGIVASNGLDWVLLDLACLFTGVETAGFEPGKFTADAQLAQRYGLRAVYTDDASALVAARPGGPVRSLAEVVRRAHAMSAEASDSVSGRELIEYGPTDTTSVKFTSGSTGVPKGLAATVGSIDSSLHAVQGIMRHQVGDNLFVFLPLSLLQQRYWVYSALRWGHDVTVTTYESAFAVLGSHAPTVVMGVPGFFGAAMRHIEGQLPEDASFKQRRSAAVELFGPNIRYLWTGSAPADMRVLGFFTDVGLPIYEGYGLNETCIVSKNYPGANRTGSVGKVLPGKEVFIDEGVVCVRSDHPVNHSYAFAADGESEKMFRPGGVVRTGDLGHIDADGYLYIHGRADDVVVLDNGKKIVVRPIEARLRASEAIAECIVYCRDQTELVAIASSDGVADPNAVAQALKKANAEAEPDEQIRRVILAQEPFSIAAGTLTSQFKPVRRAIVDKYEKSIFDPKAGIHAT; translated from the coding sequence CTGATGGAATCAGTCCTTAACCACATCGTCGCGCAGCGCCCCACGGGCGGCACTATGACCGTGGCCCGTCTGGGGTCGCAAAACACCGTGCCGCTTTCGGAGGTCTGGGACCGCGCCCATGCCTTGGGCGTACAGCTGCGGGCTGAGGGCATCGACAGGGGCGACCGCGTCGGCATTGTCGCCTCCAATGGACTCGATTGGGTCCTGCTGGATCTAGCGTGCCTGTTCACTGGTGTCGAAACGGCCGGCTTCGAGCCAGGTAAGTTCACCGCCGATGCCCAACTCGCACAGCGCTACGGTCTGCGTGCGGTCTACACCGATGACGCTTCGGCGCTGGTGGCGGCTCGACCGGGTGGGCCGGTGCGTTCGCTGGCAGAGGTGGTGCGGCGCGCTCATGCGATGTCCGCTGAGGCGAGTGACTCGGTCAGTGGCAGGGAACTGATCGAGTATGGCCCCACTGACACGACCTCGGTAAAGTTCACCTCTGGCTCCACTGGTGTTCCCAAAGGGCTAGCCGCGACAGTCGGCAGCATTGACTCGTCTCTGCATGCGGTGCAAGGCATCATGCGGCACCAGGTGGGAGACAACCTGTTTGTGTTCTTGCCCCTGTCGCTGCTTCAGCAGCGCTACTGGGTCTACTCGGCACTGCGGTGGGGTCACGATGTCACCGTCACGACGTATGAGTCGGCATTCGCCGTGCTGGGTTCTCACGCGCCAACGGTCGTCATGGGTGTGCCGGGGTTCTTCGGTGCGGCCATGCGCCACATCGAAGGCCAGCTTCCCGAGGACGCTTCCTTTAAACAGCGCCGGAGCGCGGCAGTGGAGTTGTTCGGGCCGAACATCCGCTACTTGTGGACCGGGTCTGCTCCGGCTGACATGCGGGTTCTGGGATTCTTCACCGACGTGGGGCTGCCCATCTACGAAGGCTACGGGCTCAACGAAACCTGCATCGTGTCAAAGAACTATCCGGGCGCCAACCGCACCGGCAGTGTCGGAAAGGTGTTGCCAGGCAAAGAGGTCTTCATCGACGAGGGCGTGGTGTGCGTGCGTAGCGACCACCCGGTTAACCACTCCTATGCCTTTGCCGCTGATGGCGAAAGCGAGAAGATGTTCCGTCCCGGTGGCGTCGTTCGAACTGGCGACCTGGGCCATATCGACGCCGACGGCTACCTGTACATTCACGGCCGCGCCGACGATGTGGTGGTGCTGGACAACGGGAAGAAGATCGTGGTGCGGCCTATCGAAGCCCGGTTGCGGGCCTCGGAGGCCATCGCCGAGTGCATCGTCTATTGCCGCGATCAGACCGAACTGGTCGCGATTGCCTCCAGTGATGGGGTTGCCGACCCAAACGCGGTGGCCCAGGCCCTCAAGAAGGCCAACGCCGAGGCCGAACCAGATGAACAGATACGGCGCGTCATCCTCGCCCAGGAGCCTTTCAGCATCGCGGCGGGGACTTTGACCTCACAGTTCAAACCGGTGCGCCGCGCGATTGTCGACAAGTACGAGAAGTCCATTTTCGATCCGAAGGCGGGAATCCATGCCACATGA
- a CDS encoding CPBP family intramembrane glutamic endopeptidase, with translation MSTPILSLSVLVLLCAAFPSQLFRFSGQAGSRQQAAGGGRSSAVSVVGWQLVLPIGMLLIAGWAWYLAPLSGDLWMPSAGYWFALAVALGCVVIAVEIGVGALWAKAQRRPVKAVALHGRFADRSAVAVVAVALVAVAEEIIFRGIAIWLLAERLGWLVPAAIVLTAVVYGLNHTYYGWLTVTQKIVTGVFYGVLYVLSGYALLVVVLAHVVQNVAVLTILPRLGVR, from the coding sequence ATGAGCACCCCCATCCTCTCCCTTAGCGTGCTGGTGCTGCTGTGCGCGGCGTTTCCCTCGCAGCTGTTCCGTTTCTCCGGGCAAGCCGGCTCGCGTCAGCAAGCTGCTGGCGGGGGCCGGTCTTCGGCCGTCTCGGTCGTGGGTTGGCAACTGGTGTTGCCCATCGGGATGCTGCTGATCGCGGGGTGGGCGTGGTATCTCGCCCCGCTAAGTGGCGACCTCTGGATGCCCTCGGCTGGGTACTGGTTCGCCCTTGCCGTCGCCCTGGGCTGCGTGGTGATCGCGGTGGAGATCGGCGTGGGTGCCCTGTGGGCGAAGGCCCAACGACGCCCGGTCAAGGCGGTGGCTTTGCATGGTCGCTTCGCCGACCGTTCGGCGGTCGCGGTGGTGGCCGTGGCACTGGTAGCGGTGGCTGAGGAGATCATTTTCCGGGGCATCGCCATCTGGCTGCTGGCCGAGCGGCTGGGCTGGCTGGTACCGGCGGCAATCGTGCTGACTGCGGTGGTCTACGGACTCAATCACACCTATTACGGCTGGTTGACGGTGACCCAAAAGATTGTCACCGGAGTGTTCTACGGGGTGTTGTATGTGCTCAGCGGCTATGCGCTGCTAGTAGTCGTCCTCGCCCACGTGGTGCAAAATGTCGCCGTGTTGACGATTCTGCCGCGTCTGGGGGTGCGCTAA